CGCTTATGTAACGGTTAAAGGCCAGCCGCTATACCTGGTGATATTCGTCCCCCTGGTAATTTACGCTGTGATAGAGATGATACGCTTTCAGAAAAAGGCGCAGGACGAGGTAAACCAGTTTGTCGAATCTATACACTACCGCGATTTCTCGCGCCATTTTGATGTGCGCAAGGCCCCAAACGAATTAAAGCCGTTACGCAAGGGCTTTAACGATATCAATACCACCTTTAAATTAATAAGCCGCGAACGCGAAACACAATACCATTACCTGCAAAAGATACTGGAGCTGGTAGATACGGGCATCCTATCGTATGAGGAAGATACCGGCACCATCAGCTGGATAAATGAGGCTTTTAAAAAACTACTCAGCATTCCCTACCTTAAAACTATCCAATCGCTCGAAAAACGGGAGCCGGCGCTTTACCATGAGTTACTTAAGCTAAAACCCGGGGAAAGCAATATCATCAGCATTATCCGTAACCAGCAGATGGTAAAAATTTTAATAACATCCAGCATGATGCGCAGCGACGATAAGTTGTATAAACTACTGGCTTTTCAAAACGTGAGCGAAGCGCTGGACGAAACGGAATCAAAAGCATGGTCGAAATTACTGAACGTGATGACGCATGAGATTATGAACTCGGTTGCCCCAATTTCGTCATTGGCAGATACCTTGAAAAACCGGCTGCAAAGCCCCGAAATTACTGAAACGATGGAGGCTACCGAACTGGAGGACTTGGAGCTGGGTATAGATACCATTAAACGCCGCAGCGACGGCTTGCTGAAGTTTACCGAAAGCTACCGCAGCCTGAACAAGATAACCAAGCTGGAGCGTGACAGGATACTGGTACGCAACCTGTTCGAGAACCTGAACAGCCTGATGAAGCCAACGCTATCTAAAAAGAATATCGAGTTGGAAATTATACTGCGCGACCCTGCCCTGGCCATTGAGGCTGATATAAACCTGATAGAGCAGGTAATGATTAACCTGCTGGTGAATGCCATTGAAGCCGTTAAAGACCGCGATGAGCCCCGCATTACACTATCTGCCGAGGCGCAAAACAACAGCAAAACCCTGGTTAAAATAACTGATAACGGTATGGGTATGCCGCACGAGTTGCTGGATAAAATTTTTATCCCCTTCTTCAGCACCAAAAAAACCGGCAGCGGTATCGGGCTGAGTTTGTGTAAACAGATCATGCTGCTGCACAAAGGCAATATCCAGGTATTATCTACCGAGGGCAAGGGATCATCGTTTATATTGCAGTTTGTGCCGTAAGGCGAGCCCCCTCCGCCCCCTGAAGGGGGAACTTTTTGATTGGCAGGATTGATTATCAAAAAACAAAAGAGCAGTCATTCTGAGTGTTAAAATTTCGCGAAATTCTGAAGGGAGAATGACATTCAAAAATAAAAGACTGTCATCCTTCGTACCTCAGCATGACAGAAAAAAACGCCTTTTCCCGATGCCTGTGTCCTCACAGGCATCTTCCCGACGTGTCGCCGGTTATCGGTTTAGCAGTTAGGGATTGTTAACGAATATAAGGATTTATTGACATTAGAACGCGGAAGCTATCTTGCTAAAACGTTTAACCTGATGTTTTACTTTATTACCGGCCTTGAAAACTTTACGCGTTGCATCACAATCGAAACCTACAAAGTTTTAAAACTTTGTAAGTTTGATCGCGCTACTAAATAATTTACCATGAAACGCATTTTAGCCATTCCCGGCAGCCTAAGGGCCGGTTCAACAAATCATAATATCCTGAAACACTTAGGTCCCCTTGTACCTGCGGATGTTGATTACAGCATCTACAACGATTTGGCCCTCATCCCTCCTTTTGACCCTGGCAATGACGATGATTACCCACCGGAACCGCTTTTTGAATTAAGGGAGTTATTAAAGCAGGCCGATGGCGTAATCATTTGCACACCCGAATATGCCTTTGGCGTACCCGGCCAACTAAAAAACATGCTGGACTGGACGGTTTCCAGCGGTTCATTCTCCGAAAAGCCGGTCGCCCTCATCACCGCATCTTTAGGTGGCGAAGCAGCCCACGCCGCCATGCTATTGATCCTGGGCGCACTAAACGCGCAGGTTGCCGATGGGGCAAAGCTGAATATATCATTTATCAGGTCAAAAATGGATACCGAGGGAAATGTTACAGACGCCGCAACTATAGGATTATTAAAAAATGTTTTGGACGCTTTCTTATCCGTTATTCAACAGTGATATTTTTTCCTTGAGTAACAAAGTGCTGTTTAACCGTTTGTTTGGTATTAAGGCTACCATCAGTTTGAATCACTGTTTTAAATACATTTGAGTCTATCGCTACATTTGTTCTGGTAGAATCCAGGTGCTTGGTTTCCTCCATTCTTACAGTAGTTATTTCCCTATTTTTTAACTTCGAGTAGCTTTTAAGATCAAATTTAATTAAAGAGTCGCCAATTTCTTCAGGACCCGGCTGCATGCCTCCATCCAAATTATAACCATCTATGGGCTGATTCTGTTTATTTAAAATGATCATGGTTAATGAGCCATAGTCATCGCCCGTTATCCAAACAATGATAGGCTGTAAGTCCCCTATCTTCTTTTGCTTCGATACAAAGTAAGCCGACATGAGATCCCTCGCAAACTTCGGTTTAACATCAAGCGTTTTGCCGATGAACAGACCTATCAGCCGAAACTTTTGAGCAGCCGTAAGTTCTACGTATTTGCGGGAGTAAGATGAATCAGTATAGATGTCATTATCTACACTGGTATCTTTAGTTCTCCGGTTAATCATCTTAACATGCCTGGTGTCGGCTATATTTTGATAAGCATAATTTTTATCGTCCAGAAATGCGGTGTCAATGGCAAGCGTGGTGTCCTTAACCCTTTTGGTAAAATTAGTATTGTCCTTCACTTTATTTTTGCAACCAATTATCGACAATACAAAAAAGGATAAAACGAGACTTGCCGAAAATATTTTGTTCATGTTAAGGCTACCTTAGGTGCGGTAAAAATAATAAAATATTAATTTGTCCACCTATTTTTAGCCTGCAAAAACCATGTTTCCAAAAATTGATAAAAAATTGCAGAAAAGTTTAAAAAAGTAGCTGAAAAATGTCAAAAAACACTTGAAAAGTATCGTAAATATACCATTTGAAAAGCCAGGTCAAAATTATTAGTCTGCCAATTTGACAACTTCGCCCTCTTTGGAACATGCATTGATGGTTGCAGGTAGAAATTAATATTAATCCATTTATATATCAATATTATGCAAGAAAAAGGCAGCATTTCAATCCACACCGAAAACATTTTTCCGATAATTAAGAAATTTCTTTATTCTGATAATGAGATATTTTTGCGCGAGCTGGTATCTAACGCTGTAGATGCTACCCAAAAAATAAAACGCCTGGCTTCTTTAGGCCAATATAGCGGCGAACTTGGCGATCTGCGCGTTGAAGTTGCATTTGACGAGGTTAAGAAAACCATCACCATTAGTGATAATGGCTTGGGTATGACCGCCGAAGAAATAAAAAAATACATCAACCAGATAGCATTTTCGGGCGCTACTGAGTTTATGGAAAAGTTCAAGGAAGCTAAGGATGCCAACGAAATCATCGGTCGCTTTGGTTTAGGCTTTTACTCGGCCTTTATGGTTGCTGACAAGGTTGAAATACAAACACTTAGCTACCAGGAAGGCGCCGAACCAGCGTATTGGGTTTGCGATGGCAGCACCGAATTTGAAATTGGCGAAGGCATTTTAGCCGAGCGCGGTACCGAGATTACCTTATACATCAATAGCGAATCGGAAGAATTCCTGAGCAAATACAAATTGCAGGAAATCCTTGACAAATACTGTAAATTTTTACCTGTGCCTATTAAATTTGGCACCAAAACCGAATCTGTTGAGGATGGTGTTGACGAAGAAGGCAAACCTAAATATATTGATGTTCAGGAAGATAATATCATTAATGATACCAACCCTATCTGGACAAAAGCACCATCTGAATTAAAAGACCAGGATTATCTTGACTTTTACAAACAACTTTACCCTTTCAGCGAAGACCCATTATTCTGGATCCACCTGAATGTTGATTATCCGTTCAACCTTACCGGTGTATTGTACTTCCCTAAGCTGAAAAACGATTTTGAGATCTCGAAAAATAAGATCAAGTTATTTAGCCGCCAGGTATTTATTACCGATGAAGTGAAGGATATAGTGCCTGAGTTTTTGATGTTGTTACATGGTGTAATTGACTCGCCGGATATTCCTTTGAACGTTTCGCGCAGCTTTTTACAGGCCGATAGTAACGTTAAAAAGATAAACAGCTATATCACCAAAAAAGTAGCTGATAAATTGTCAGAATTGTTTAAAACCGACCGTAAAGCTTACGAAGAAAAATGGACAGACATTGGCCTGTTTGTAAAATACGGCATGGTGAGCGAAGATAAGTTTTATGATAAAGCCAAAGACTTTGTTTTGGTAAGCAACACCAAAAAAGAAAACTTTACTTTATCGGAATACAAAGAAAAAGTTGAAGCCATCCAAACCGATAAAGACGGACAGCTGGTTTATATTTATACCAACGATCCGGCTAAACAGGATTCATTTATCCAATCGGCCAACAAAAAAGGTTATGATGTATTGGTGATGAACTCGCCTATTGATAATCACTTCATTAGCCAGCTGGAGCAAAAACTGGAAAAGACTTCGTTGAAACGCGTTGATGCTGATGTAGCTGATAAGCTGATTAAAAAAGACGAAGCGCCTGAATCAGTTTTAACCGACGAGCAATCAACAAAGGTTAAAGACATCTTCAACAAAGCCATTAGCAAACCGGCGTATAGCGTTCAATTAGAGAGCCTTAACCCGGATGAATTGCCAGTAACTGTAACCATGGATGAGTTTATGCGCCGTATGAAAGATATGGCAGCTATGGGTGGCGGCATGGGTTTTTATGGTAATATGCCGGATAATTACAAAGTAATTGTTAACGGAAACCACAAGTTGATAACCCGCATTTTACAGGAAGAAAATGAAGACGTACAAGCCCAGTTATCAAAACAGGCATTTGACCTGGCCCTGCTTTCGCAAGGATTATTAACCGGCGCCGAACTTACCGAGTTTGTAAACCGCAGCGTTAATTTGATTTAACAATTATTTGCTTATATAATAAAAGCCACCTGCAAAAACGGGTGGCTTTTTTATTTAAATATATGTTAAATTTGTTATGGAATAAACCCTTACCCCGCATCCTTGTCTAAACTTTAAATCATTTATTATGAAATTATTGAATAGAATATCTGTAGTTGCTGCCTTTATTTTTATCGGCATAAACATGGCAGATGCGCAAACCCGCCAGGAGAAAAA
The genomic region above belongs to Mucilaginibacter sp. KACC 22773 and contains:
- a CDS encoding NADPH-dependent FMN reductase, which encodes MKRILAIPGSLRAGSTNHNILKHLGPLVPADVDYSIYNDLALIPPFDPGNDDDYPPEPLFELRELLKQADGVIICTPEYAFGVPGQLKNMLDWTVSSGSFSEKPVALITASLGGEAAHAAMLLILGALNAQVADGAKLNISFIRSKMDTEGNVTDAATIGLLKNVLDAFLSVIQQ
- the htpG gene encoding molecular chaperone HtpG, whose product is MQEKGSISIHTENIFPIIKKFLYSDNEIFLRELVSNAVDATQKIKRLASLGQYSGELGDLRVEVAFDEVKKTITISDNGLGMTAEEIKKYINQIAFSGATEFMEKFKEAKDANEIIGRFGLGFYSAFMVADKVEIQTLSYQEGAEPAYWVCDGSTEFEIGEGILAERGTEITLYINSESEEFLSKYKLQEILDKYCKFLPVPIKFGTKTESVEDGVDEEGKPKYIDVQEDNIINDTNPIWTKAPSELKDQDYLDFYKQLYPFSEDPLFWIHLNVDYPFNLTGVLYFPKLKNDFEISKNKIKLFSRQVFITDEVKDIVPEFLMLLHGVIDSPDIPLNVSRSFLQADSNVKKINSYITKKVADKLSELFKTDRKAYEEKWTDIGLFVKYGMVSEDKFYDKAKDFVLVSNTKKENFTLSEYKEKVEAIQTDKDGQLVYIYTNDPAKQDSFIQSANKKGYDVLVMNSPIDNHFISQLEQKLEKTSLKRVDADVADKLIKKDEAPESVLTDEQSTKVKDIFNKAISKPAYSVQLESLNPDELPVTVTMDEFMRRMKDMAAMGGGMGFYGNMPDNYKVIVNGNHKLITRILQEENEDVQAQLSKQAFDLALLSQGLLTGAELTEFVNRSVNLI
- a CDS encoding sensor histidine kinase; the encoded protein is MIFNRYEWRLLLRVFLLFLALTAAAYVTVKGQPLYLVIFVPLVIYAVIEMIRFQKKAQDEVNQFVESIHYRDFSRHFDVRKAPNELKPLRKGFNDINTTFKLISRERETQYHYLQKILELVDTGILSYEEDTGTISWINEAFKKLLSIPYLKTIQSLEKREPALYHELLKLKPGESNIISIIRNQQMVKILITSSMMRSDDKLYKLLAFQNVSEALDETESKAWSKLLNVMTHEIMNSVAPISSLADTLKNRLQSPEITETMEATELEDLELGIDTIKRRSDGLLKFTESYRSLNKITKLERDRILVRNLFENLNSLMKPTLSKKNIELEIILRDPALAIEADINLIEQVMINLLVNAIEAVKDRDEPRITLSAEAQNNSKTLVKITDNGMGMPHELLDKIFIPFFSTKKTGSGIGLSLCKQIMLLHKGNIQVLSTEGKGSSFILQFVP